In Elaeis guineensis isolate ETL-2024a chromosome 1, EG11, whole genome shotgun sequence, a genomic segment contains:
- the LOC105037910 gene encoding LOW QUALITY PROTEIN: uncharacterized protein (The sequence of the model RefSeq protein was modified relative to this genomic sequence to represent the inferred CDS: inserted 1 base in 1 codon), which translates to MGWEDEIDVDDSDLPSLLLQPPAFPSSSSSNPSRTPSIRSLRPCSQFSCPSQTLASNSPPPPPPPSPHRIQSPTLVSEGQEDEXPPRSTTVPPRLIPGPAGAVQAAMHRKSATAAGAAARAPGSASCWEDLDQDGGMLDMDEEDGDFKLNPWLCAMEFLGSGAGCSLVSPISSIMMRSVERVPQVVGIIKSCTPNGLGDLSLTLKDPTGTIGASVHRKVLTESNLGSEISVGCVLILEQVVAFCPAHAMRYLNVTMNNVVKLINKDCGPPHKQVMPSFTELLSRHGIESSADEEVTRDLNCEKMMNSRKTGTAENLPCSTSATATTTQMSSRPGFCLGRGVEIGLRAAAIKPSPRDGGENTAAEEVRGNFNCRMMMDSRMTGLAGNMPCSTSAAAAMAVIPAKPDPKTNGPKNLISRVSVAEWTDEQLLELFADYQDDAQLLHPCI; encoded by the exons ATGGGGTGGGAAGACGAAATCGACGTCGACGATTCCGATCTCCCCTCCCTCCTCCTCCAACCTCCCGCTttcccctcctcttcttcctctaacCCAAGTCGCACCCCCTCGATCCGTTCTCTCCGCCCTTGCTCCCAATTCTCTTGCCCTTCCCAAACCCTCGCCTCcaattctcctcctcctcctcctcctccctccccCCATCGTATCCAATCTCCAACCCTCGTTTCCGAGGGCCAAGAAGACG GCCCCCCGAGGAGCACAACCGTCCCGCCGCGCCTTATTCCCGGCCCCGCTGGTGCCGTTCAAGCCGCCATGCACCGGAAATCCGCCACCGCGGCCGGTGCCGCAGCCAGGGCACCTGGAAGCGCTTCTTGTTGGGAGGACCTGGACCAGGATGGTGGGATGTTGGATATGGATGAGGAAGATGGGGATTTCAAGCTTAACCCTTGGCTCTGCGCCATGGAATTTCTTG GATCAGGGGCAGGCTGTTCTTTGGTGTCGCCGATCAGTTCGATTATGATGCGGTCTGTGGAGCGAGTACCTCAG GTGGTAGGCATTATCAAATCCTGCACTCCAAATGGGCTTGGTGATCTATCTTTAACTCTGAAG GATCCAACAGGCACGATTGGTGCTTCAGTCCATCGGAAGGTCCTCACAGAGAGCAACCTTGGCAGTGAGATATCTGTTGGATGTGTACTCATCCTGGAGCAG GTAGTTGCCTTCTGCCCAGCTCATGCAATGCGTTATCTCAATGTGACAATGAACAATGTGGTGAAG CTAATCAATAAGGACTGTGGCCCCCCTCATAAGCAAGTGATGCCTTcatttacag AACTCTTATCAAGGCATGGGATTGAAAGTTCTGCTGACGAGGAAGTAACAAGGGATTTGAATTGTGAAAAGATGATGAATAGCCGAAAGACAGGCACTGCTGAAAACCTGCCATGTAGCACTAGTGCCACTGCCACGACCACACAAATGTCTTCCAGACCTGGCTTTTGCCTTGGAAGGGGCGTGGAAATTGGGCTGAGGGCAGCAGCAATAAAGCCATCTCCTAGGGATGGAGGTGAAAATACTGCTGCTGAGGAAGTGAGAGGAAATTTCAACTGCAGAATGATGATGGATAGTAGAATGACAGGTCTTGCTGGAAACATGCCATGCAGCACCAGTGCTGCAGCGGCCATGGCAGTTATACCTGCCAAGCCTGACCCGAAAACAAATGGACCTAAAAACCTGATTTCAAGAGTTTCAGTTGCAGAGTGGACTGATGAACAACTGCTGGAGTTATTTGCtgattatcaagatgatgctcaattACTTCATCCCTGTATTTGA